Proteins co-encoded in one Caldisalinibacter kiritimatiensis genomic window:
- a CDS encoding alpha-amylase family glycosyl hydrolase yields MFKKTISIIIIVCMLVLSIGCESTDTQPKQNVENTKSKEHDTIKYEVDNDGGSFSQNDLIYFIMTDRFNDGDTSNNNFNDVNKNNPRAYHGGDIKGVIEKLDYIKSLGATAIWLTPVMKNQPYGYHGYWITDFYSVDPHLGTLEDLKTLVKEAHKRDIKVILDHVVNHTGYKSPWLKDNEKKDWFHPKLEITNWADQEQVENGWLAGLPDLNQDNPEVKKYLFKNALWWIEQTGIDGMRLDTVKHVDKEFWNEFAHTIKSKYPDFYLLGEVWSDSTGYLELYHQLGIDGVTNYSMYKGITNTFKRFGKTTSLIHAIEKEYRFSDPNINGLFIDNHDNTRFVTLAGEYGQQYLKQALTFIMTYPAIPIIYYGTEIGMEGGNDPDNRRDMKWDKVESSEILKFYRNLVKLRNTNEALKSDKFELLDHDSYFMSYIRENNGESVIVVMNVQNKKKEVTVNIPTDNKVYKNYLTNETYNVESGKISLTLKPLDILILVSN; encoded by the coding sequence ATATGAAGTAGATAATGACGGTGGAAGTTTTTCACAAAATGATTTAATTTATTTTATAATGACAGACCGTTTTAATGATGGTGACACTTCGAATAATAATTTTAATGATGTAAATAAAAATAATCCGAGAGCATATCATGGTGGGGACATCAAAGGGGTAATTGAAAAGCTTGATTACATAAAATCATTGGGAGCTACTGCGATATGGCTTACTCCTGTAATGAAAAATCAACCCTATGGATATCATGGATACTGGATTACTGATTTTTATAGTGTAGACCCACATTTGGGTACTTTAGAAGATTTGAAAACGTTAGTAAAGGAAGCACATAAAAGGGATATTAAAGTTATATTAGACCATGTAGTTAATCATACAGGATATAAATCCCCTTGGTTAAAGGATAATGAAAAAAAAGATTGGTTCCATCCTAAGTTAGAAATCACTAACTGGGCTGACCAGGAACAGGTTGAAAACGGATGGTTAGCAGGATTACCTGACCTTAACCAAGATAATCCTGAGGTAAAAAAATATTTATTTAAAAACGCTTTATGGTGGATAGAACAAACAGGAATAGATGGGATGAGATTGGATACAGTAAAACATGTTGATAAAGAATTTTGGAATGAATTTGCTCATACTATCAAATCTAAATATCCTGACTTTTACCTTTTAGGTGAGGTTTGGAGCGATAGTACTGGATATTTAGAGCTATATCATCAATTAGGGATAGATGGAGTCACAAACTATTCAATGTATAAAGGTATAACTAATACATTTAAGAGATTTGGTAAGACTACATCGCTAATCCATGCAATAGAAAAGGAATATAGATTTTCTGACCCAAATATAAACGGGTTGTTTATAGATAACCATGATAATACAAGATTCGTAACATTAGCTGGAGAATATGGACAGCAGTATTTAAAACAAGCTTTAACATTTATTATGACTTATCCTGCTATACCTATAATATACTATGGTACAGAAATAGGTATGGAAGGTGGTAATGACCCTGATAATAGAAGAGATATGAAATGGGATAAGGTAGAAAGTTCAGAGATACTTAAGTTTTATAGAAATTTGGTTAAGCTTCGTAATACTAATGAAGCTTTAAAATCAGATAAATTTGAATTGTTAGACCATGATAGTTACTTCATGTCATATATAAGAGAAAATAATGGAGAATCTGTTATAGTAGTTATGAATGTACAGAATAAAAAGAAAGAAGTTACTGTTAATATACCTACTGATAACAAGGTTTATAAAAACTATTTAACAAATGAAACTTACAATGTAGAAAGTGGTAAAATAAGCTTAACCCTTAAACCTTTAGATATATTGATACTAGTTAGTAATTGA